A window of the Callospermophilus lateralis isolate mCalLat2 chromosome 7, mCalLat2.hap1, whole genome shotgun sequence genome harbors these coding sequences:
- the LOC143404554 gene encoding PRAME family member 12-like → MSIRTIPTLQGLVIQNILRNEALPIPNLEYLPRVLTLQLYKEAIMGGHMEMVKKMVLSCPLVCLPVDYLLKTRDVKALKTLLNGLDLLISQNICPRKWKLKVIDFREVNQDSPNEWSRAPLGACSQEATSPKEREKCSQRAAKPHLKIFIDFDLDQVFQRFLGSLREWVEERKGVVRIYCQKLQIGGFYLKLSKFLRTLPLYYVRELEVNAQHWTREIMEHFCFVLIKMRNLRILHLSDLSPQVFTGRSINRWYSHRYSFQLRKVNKLQELYVDNVFFLYGALHKILLSRTPLKTLSLRGCPLKEKDLKHLSTCPSTDQLKCLELSSFSMQRMSPEPLRVLLEKVAHTLETLVLEFCEITESQLNAISPALGHCSQLKTFSFCGNQIPLTALKNLLSHTASLPLEQAKYPAPLESFDEILWGFWTEINPMKFDQVQKELIQLVKDIRPVHDIQIYSYDCILHLRHTDFIA, encoded by the exons ATGAGCATCAGGACCATACCCACACTCCAGGGCCTGGTGATACAGAATATACTACGCAATGAGGCCTTGCCCATTCCCAATCTGGAGTACCTGCCCAGGGTGCTTACCCTGCAGTTGTACAAGGAGGCTATAATGGGGGGTCACATGGAGATGGTAAAGAAGATGGTGCTGTCCTGCCCCCTGGTCTGTCTGCCTGTGGACTACCTGCTGAAGACAAGAGATGTGAAGGCCTTAAAAACCCTACTGAATGGGCTAGACTTGCTGATTTCCCAGAACATTTGCCCCAG GAAATGGAAACTGAAAGTAATTGATTTTCGGGAAGTGAATCAGGACAGCCCCAATGAGTGGTCCAGAGCCCCACTGGGTGCCTGCTCACAAGAGGCCACGTCTccaaaggaaagagagaaatgcAGCCAAAGAGCAGCGAAGCCACACTTGAAGATCTTCATAGATTTTGATCTGGACCAAGTCTTCCAAAGATTCCTTGGCAGTCTCAGGGAGTGGGTGGAGGAGAGAAAGGGGGTGGTCCGTATATACTGCCAGAAGCTACAGATCGGGGGTTTCTACTTGAAACTCTCTAAATTCCTGAGGACTCTGCCATTGTACTACGTGCGGGAACTGGAGGTGAATGCTCAGCACTGGACTCGAGAAATAATGGAACATTTTTGTTTTGTCCTGATCAAGATGAGGAACCTTCGCATCCTCCATCTCTCCGACTTGAGCCCACAGGTCTTCACAGGCCGCTCCATAAACAGGTGGTATTCCCACAGATACAGCTTTCAACTGCGGAAGGTGAACAAACTCCAAGAGCTCTACGTGGACAACGTCTTCTTCCTCTACGGAGCGCTGCACAAAATCCTCCT GAGTCGGACCCCCTTGAAAACACTCTCGCTGAGAGGCTGTCCGCTCAAGGAGAAGGACTTAAAGCATCTGTCCACGTGTCCGAGCACTGATCAACTGAAGTGTCTGGAGCTCAGCTCTTTTTCCATGCAACGTATGAGTCCTGAGCCCCTGCGGGTCCTGCTGGAGAAGGTGGCACACACCCTTGAGACCCTGGTCTTAGAGTTTTGTGAGATAACAGAGTCCCAGCTAAATGCCATCTCACCAGCCCTGGGTCACTGTTCCCAGCTCAAAACCTTCAGTTTCTGTGGGAACCAAAtccccctgactgctcttaagaaCCTGCTGAGCCACACCGCTAGCCTGCCACTGGAACAAGCAAAGTACCCTGCCCCTCTGGAGAGCTTTGATGAAATCCTCTGGGGTTTTTGGACTGAGATCAACCCCATGAAATTTGACCAGGTTCAGAAGGAGCTGATTCAGCTGGTGAAGGACATCAGGCCTGTCCACGACATCCAGATTTATTCTTATGATTGTATTCTTCACCTCAGACATACAGATTTTATTGCCTGA
- the Cfap107 gene encoding cilia- and flagella-associated protein 107 has translation MVFLGVAPQSFSTPSWQIEKQYSTRVLTGNWLEERGKFIKATEKTPQSLHRKEYVPFPGHKPDRISRWYGERKNEGIPYKNLITHHQEPSHRYLISSYDDHYNRHNYNPALPALRTWSRQKLLWLPERVDFPLLAPPTNYGLYERLKQRWMLPKTGWRESVYTSSYPRPPLSAMSRREHAIPVPPPRLKPHF, from the exons atggtatttttggggGTGGCTCCACAGTCGTTCTCTACTCCAAGCTGGCAGATTGAGAAACAGTATTCGACCAGAGTGCTCACTGGAAACTGGCTGGAAGAGAGGGGGAAG TTCATCAAAGCCACTGAAAAGACACCCCAGAGCCTTCATAGAAAGGAGTACGTCCCCTTCCCTGGCCACAAGCCTGATCGGATCTCCAGGTGGTATGGGGAGAGGAAAAATGAG GGGATCCCGTACAAAAACCTGATCACCCACCACCAGGAGCCCTCCCACCGCTACCTGATCAGCTCTTATGACGACCATTACAACAGGCATAATTACAATCCGGCCTTGCCTGCTCTCCGCACCTGGAGTAGACAGAAGTTGCTGTGGCTTCCAGAGAGGGTCGACTTCCCCCTTCTTG CTCCGCCCACAAACTACGGACTCTATGAGCGGCTGAAGCAGCGGTGGATGCTCCCCAAGACTGGCTGGAGGGAGAGCGTCTACACGTCTTCCTACCCCAGACCGCCCTTGAGCGCTATGTCCAGGCGGGAGCATGCCATCCCCGTGCCTCCCCCTCGCCTGAAGCCACACTTCTGA